From the genome of Solea senegalensis isolate Sse05_10M linkage group LG21, IFAPA_SoseM_1, whole genome shotgun sequence:
catatttaacatttaagcacTTAGCAGAGCCTTTTAtctaaagcgacttacaaaagaggaataagggACATAGAAGTATCcgctagataggaacagtggactgagaAAGCAGAAGTGGAACCACACAGGAAAAGGAttgtctggattgtcttgtgtggGGTGttggagtagtcgaggggtaacatagagggcatttaagtaggtgggagcagacccatgaagtcTGTTGGGTTAAGTACGGTCTGATTTTTCTTAAATTGAAGAGTGCAAAGCGACATGACCGCGCGACAGAGGCAACATGATCTGTAAAGGTCTACTGGTCAGTGATCATGACACCCAAGTTTCTGCCAGAGATAGGGAGTCCATATTAATGCAGATGTTCTGATGTATCGTTGgctctcttgtcttgtcttgtcttgtcttgtcttgacTTGTCTCGTCTTGAGAAAGTCATAGATTACACTGTAGTAACACTAAGGTGCATTCAAAAGCTTGTGTGAGTCATATCAGAAGCGGCAGCATCTACAGAAACATATAATGTGTGGTGTGGTGTCCCGTGATCTACAGTGTGATCCAGATGAGATCTTCAAACTCAACGTGGACCTCGAGCTGGTGGTTTCCCAAAACCCACTCCCCATGCACCGCGTGGTTTCCCTGCTGCTCAGAGCAAACAAGATAAAAAAGTATCTACAGCGTAAAGGCCGTGGGCTCAGTGACGACCAGCTCTGCACGATGATCATGAACAGCATAGAGAGTAGGTGACGACGACAGAGACACTAGTACTTGAGTCTGATATTTTAAGACATTTGATGTCGCTGACCGACAGCCTTAAGAAGCCACGCGCACTCTTGCACACCAACATTCTTCATCCACTGCATCACTGTCTTGTTATTTTGTCACGTCTGTGTgttgaaatcctttttttggATTTATCTAACAGACAGAAACGTACAacaatgaggcagcagtagaccaaccATTCCTCTCTCCAGCTCTCTAGCACGACATCAGTATTTCGcttagtccataaaatatcaaaaacctggtgttctcaaatgtccacaaaccaatatgatccacttttaatgatttctttgttatccagagcaaagaaatgaagaaaatactcacatttaagaagctttttGAAACAAtcaatcgattaataatcgattgattgtttcagctctagttggGAACATACAGCAAATTCAtttggggaccccaaaaaaGTCTCCCGCGACCTATCTGTGGCCCCCGACCCAGAGCACTGTTGTTCAGGCACATGAGTATTTGAAGGTTTAGATAATAAACagaatacacatttatttccagacatacaaacttgttttaaaatgtgttgaattaGAGACATTGTGACATTGATTATTACATCATATATCGTTTGGAAAAATACCAGCGTTTTTATCTTTTGTCGCTCTTCTCCTCCAGAGACAGTTGTCGAGAGGGTGGGGACGTCCTCGTTCCCCTCGGGGCGCAGAATCACCTTAAACCGCCTCCGCAGTTGGGAATGTTTTCTGACTGACCGTGAAAAAAAGGACATCGTCTGCACGGCCGCGTCCACACCAGTGGAACTGTGCGCTGCGACGCTGAAAGGAGGGAACCACAGTCACAAAGGTACGACGAGCACATGACCACCACATTTGATATTCAGGAAGTGGACTTTCACATAATGCAACgtaaaaaagacttaaatctcagaattctgacttttctgaCTTTAACTCTTAGTGCCCACGTGGCACAGCTCTGTGCcaccgcaggtgcacccatggtaaattgttgtgagaataacacacaactccttatatggacgtcctgggtgtgtgtgtgttcgtgtgtgtgtttataggtcacatattcaggctttaaaaaactCAAAGTTGTTGAactcaaagttatgattcattttatttcacattttgagtcgtgatataaagtagttgtgcagaggtcacaaaatagagtgtctttcttttgtttttgttcataaaaacgagccatgtgaactttgaactctgACATATTTccacaaatttcacaaattcattcaCGTTGtttatagttggtgaaaatgcaatattaaagcctctgtataaactgtatgttgctctgtgttctaagggttaaactaagggtttatttgtttttgacatgtggccctaatactcttccatactTATCACATGGAAGCGATAGTTCAGATGTatctttttaatgtaatataataaagtaattatatcatattgtaaataatgtataatgAGCTACGTACAGCTGCCAGCCACAGACGACGCCACCATGATAAACCATGATCAACAGATTTTTACCACGTAACCAAAGGGCTACACGAGAGGATCAGGGCCacgtgtgaaaaacaaaaataaataaataaataaataattaaaaaagccagaattctgagatctttaagtttgttgttgtgttttttttctgtgtccccTCTTTAcattagtgacatttaaaatggcGTCGTACTCTGGCTCTGAGATGACTGTTGCTCTGTCGCTCATcaaacaaaaactgtacatttccTGCACCATGATAGATGACAAAGCTGTGCTGCGTCTGGaggtacaacacacacacacacacacacacacacacacaatccatttTTAGCTTGTTTATCTCACTTCCTTAACTTACAATATAGCACCTGTGACTCCATATTTATGAAATATATTTCATTCAAACTTATTCATGTTAAgaaatgattatattttcaaacacaatagtgtttttaaatctcctactttttcttttttaactctgacataatgatttttttttttaatgtacgtTGTCTTTACATAAAATTCAAAAGTTACTGTACAGTTTTGACCTCTGGGATTTGTTCCTAATATCATgacttatttatgtattttcttctttatttaaatagaacgataaatatttcacacataAAAATCAACACACAGTTACTTTATTTTCAAACGGAAACCTACATAATGCATAATACTCACTTTTCTTAAACGATAATTTAGTCTatgtattttgtctttatttgctgccaggaaatgtttatttacataaGATAAACTCACAATtacttgttatttgtttattgtcaaAAACATCCACCCACAGCTGCTTTAttgtcaaattcaaaatgttaatgttaaagtgCTTTCCAGTTTTGACCTACATGAGGTTTTTCCTAATGTCATCACTTTGTATGTTTGTCTGATTTGGAAACgatctcctctcctccaggaATGTGACGAGGAGGATTTAAAGGCCATCAGCAATGAAAGTGACATGGAGCGTTTCCTCTTCCACGTCAAGGGGGTGGACGGCACCAGGTTCGAGTCTGTAAAGTGCCGTGGCTGGTTCATCAGCACGTCCTACGAGAAGGAACTCCAGCCCCTGGAGATGTGTCAGGTGGACGCTGTCAACAGGGAAACCGCCTTCAGCATGAAGTGAAAACACcatgtgtgttcactgtgaatGTCACCATTTCCTCCACATGACCACTAGGTGGAGCTGTGTCTAACAGTTTGGTAATGCTCTGTGAGGGTTGAGTCCAATGTAACTCAGtaacaaatgtaatattaatttCTTGCTGTGAGAGATGTATCTTCTTTGCTGGAGTGTTGTAACGGGATATTCCtttgttgattgtttttatttaaattatataaaaaaagaaaaataaagaaaaggatAAGGGCTTTTTTGAAAAcagtattctgacttttttgtgtacatacatacagtatatatatatatacatatgtgtgtatatgtatatacatatatgtacatatatatatatacatatatatatgtacatacatatatatgtatgtacatatatatgtatatatatatatacatatatatgtacatacatatatatacatatatatgtatgtacattgTAGTGTTTTGCTAGTTTTGCTTGAGGAAACAGAATTACACGtaatgtgacatcatttctgttcatgaagacaaaACGGAGCCAAAATAACATCATAATAACTCACAAGttgcatactgcagctttaaacgtAACTTTGGCCGAGCCATTTTGCTGGTTTGATAATGTTTCATCAGCGATCATACAAATTCTGAATATGCtaaataaatgtgcacacacatacactgacaaAGCAGCCCGCGCTCGGAGTTTCTTAGCACTAATCAGATTATACGTCATAAATTGATGAAGTGCTGTGAGGGGGCTCAGAAGAACAAATTGTTCTCACAATAGTGAACTAAAAGACTCTCGGCCAATAAGAGACGGGTCGGAGGAAGAGGACGTCTTCTCATTGGTACAGCCTGCTCAGGTTTGCATGGTGACACCTTGGTGACAACACACCAGTGAGAGAGCTCGAGCTCTGCCTGAGGCGCAGATAACTGAgtgatttgtgtgtatgtttaaagaggcagtggtgtgtgtgtgtgtgtgtgagagcagtggATCCGTCATTGTCGATGcctcaaacatacagtacatacagtattctTTAAGGATGATTTTTCAGCCAGTTTTGGAGGAAATATGTCCgtttactcattcattcaaaaccagccttgcaagatcaggacCGCTGACCtcagagtcctcagaatcaggaggtctcgcaaAGTCTCGGGTCTCACGagaaacataaatacacaaacacacactagcCAGTTACCGGCTATACGATCAAAACattgacagtgtgtgttgtaaaaatatgtactctgtGAAGTGACcagacttaaaggaatacttcactgatttgcatgtggctttgtatttttagaatagcagtagtattttttaaaaattgtgcttccctccctcagttttccactgagttgTAAAGAAAATTGGGTTTTCCCTTTCCAATTTTGCCCTTCGCTGAGTCAAATGACGCGATTCGCATCAGTTCTGCACTTTTTGGACTCACCCATAGGGGGACGAGACTTCCAGAATGTAAGCACAGTGTCCGCTATCTTTGCTAACAGTCATGCTAACCGGCTCTTGCACTGCAGAGTAAACTGAGAACGACAATGATGAAAAGACCTGCATTTCAGTGAAAACTAGAAGCCAGCGGGTGGTGGCGAGCACCGGCCTCCGGGTTGCTCCCCCCCGCACCGGTCGCACCCCACACCGGTCACGCCCCGTACAGGTTGTGCCGAGCACCGGCCCCCAGCCGCGGGTGGcgagtattttgttttgtatttttatattttttatctatttaattCCTCACGACACACAACTAGTCTGCTTCGAAGGTGGAGACAGCGAGACTCTCGTGGGGCATCGgcgcagtgcatgctgggagttgtCAAcgttcatctacatgagccTTCAAATAATACTTTACATTTCTACTACAGAGATGACTCAGCGGTGAAACATGCCTTTAAGGCATACTGGTACACAGTGCAACGCGGTGTGTAATGGACGCGCAATACGACGCACACTTTGGCGCGTGCAGCATGTGCATTACACTTTAAATAAGTTATGTAATTTTGGTTCAGAAACGTGAAACCTATAAAGAAATTCTATATAAAAACatatggtctgtgtttatatagaatGTTTCTATACAGATCAGaactaggacatttttttaCGACACATCTtgcatacccattcacacacaggagAAACGTAGACTAGCTGAggtgggaattgaacccacaactttccagttgTCCAAAGTCACCACGTGATCCTGGAGACTGAgttgtgtgtgcacatgagtATGAGCACGTACTACGTACAGCACCTGATATGTGAAGAGGACGTTAACGAAAGTTAAGAAATGAATGGAATGCAGATGATGTCATGTCAGGAAAttcagaccaaaaaaaaaccaatgaaTCATTAATCTGCAAACACACTCTCACGAGCAGGGCTGCATTTCCACTACTGAACCTATTGTGTATGGGTATGTGATTGAgcgtgtggtgtgtgtgtgtgtgtgtgtgtgtgtgtctctgccatGCACATTCCCCGCACATGGCAACAGAAGCTAAATATAGCCCCGGCAGCACAGCTTCACAGTGGGATCATGCTTCCTCTAATGTAGAAGcgctctctgctgctgatgcactctccctcgctctccctgCTTCACACAAACAAGGGTCCCCCTCACACACCTCTCAACCTCCCTTCCTCCAGCTTTTCTCCCTGTTTTACTTCTTCACTTTTATCTGCCAtcatttttccccccttcaGATTTCCTCCTCCTGTCTACATGCACATGTTCTGCGACAATTTACTCCACCTAATTAAAACTCCTCTTACATGAGTACAGACCATGATTAGTAATGCATTACATTAGAATTACACAATTAGATTTAAATATATgcttatgtatgtatatatatatatatatatatatatatacacatatatatatatgtgtatatatatatatatatatatatatatatatatatatatatatatcgctgACTGATCTCCATTTTCTCAAGCCAcaccttttttctctttaaaagtAGCAGCACTTCAATGCTCTATACACTATTTTGAAGTTTCATACCCAAAGTAGAGTTTggtaaaaatatgaaattcttctttcaattttttttgtgctgtaaGTAAACAAACTGTAAGTAAAAGACCTGATGGTGTTAAAGGGAGTGACACATTCACACCAGTGACACACTTTGGTTTACGCTATACTGGGGTTGCATCAGAGTGATCCCACTTAATAGTAATGGAGTGCTTGGAGCATGTGGCATAATCCTGGCCTGCTTTGGCACCCTGCCCTGTGAGGTATTACATGGCTCACAGGCTGTTCACATGTGCATGCTAGAACACATTACTGCTGGACTCCACGCGGGGTGAGAGTGGGATGAGAGTGGTGTTGAAGGGTCAATGAGGACAGTTAGTACACTTACACGCACAGTTTAATCCAGCTAAGGCCTAACTTCAACTAAGACTGGACCACTTGCTAAGTCCGAGTAAACATCGCGAGGGGAAAATTGATTTATTAGctgtgtatgtctgactccgcctctgtaggtggcgctgcatcTCTCTCTGTAATCAGTTCCCTGTTGACCTttaatcacagaaaaacaaacagcagaagagaaacccaacagttcacacaatgagcaaacactaggaatcagtggagagagaaaaaagaaagaaatctctaacagaaccagactcggcagcatctgcctcgaccggttggggtgaaaggaaaaatggtttgacagaagagaggaagggggggggtggggggcggaGAAATCGAAAGTGGGAGGTGAGttagagacagaaaacagatttCTAACAGTTGTATCATGTTATaagtttagacaggacagttctgaatcagttatgacatgtttatagaactacaatgtcatttaactggatctggatccagaggacagagagcgagagagagagagatagagagaggacaggaaggaaaggcaCGAACTAGGGTGTGAacgaacaaggttaatgacataattCATACCAGTGTGAGAatttcccccagcagtctaggtctatagtaTAATGAAGTCAGCG
Proteins encoded in this window:
- the LOC122758740 gene encoding uncharacterized protein LOC122758740 isoform X2; protein product: MECDPDEIFKLNVDLELVVSQNPLPMHRVVSLLLRANKIKKYLQRKGRGLSDDQLCTMIMNSIEKTVVERVGTSSFPSGRRITLNRLRSWECFLTDREKKDIVCTAASTPVELCAATLKGGNHSHKVTFKMASYSGSEMTVALSLIKQKLYISCTMIDDKAVLRLEECDEEDLKAISNESDMERFLFHVKGVDGTRFESVKCRGWFISTSYEKELQPLEMCQVDAVNRETAFSMK
- the LOC122758740 gene encoding uncharacterized protein LOC122758740 isoform X1 codes for the protein MSNFDLSEALESPLDWTAEKTEDKSCCSDMECDPDEIFKLNVDLELVVSQNPLPMHRVVSLLLRANKIKKYLQRKGRGLSDDQLCTMIMNSIEKTVVERVGTSSFPSGRRITLNRLRSWECFLTDREKKDIVCTAASTPVELCAATLKGGNHSHKVTFKMASYSGSEMTVALSLIKQKLYISCTMIDDKAVLRLEECDEEDLKAISNESDMERFLFHVKGVDGTRFESVKCRGWFISTSYEKELQPLEMCQVDAVNRETAFSMK